CTATCCCGACCTTCACTTGTGGATCCTTGGCCAGATCGGTGTAGCTATGGAGATTGTGAGGGTTGCCCGCTTTTACCAGGGCACCTTCTCGATATTGCGCCATAGGGTTCGTAAACGCCACCTGCGCGCAGCGCACCGGGGTGATATAGAAGGGGAATGCCGACATATCCCATCGACGATCCAGCAAACCGGGGATGATCGCATCGAATTCGATCAGCACCGGGTCGAGATTGCGGATCCCCAGTTTCTTGAGGATTGCGCCGGCAACCGCGGGACCGCTCCCCGTGAAATTCCCGGTCTTGTCATCGACATACGACAGGGGTTTCAGATTGATGAACGCCGCGCGCAAGAACCCTTGACGTCTCGCTCGGGCCAGCGAGTCATCAGCCGCTTCGCCGTACGGCAAGAAAGTGGCCAGAGATCCCACGGTCAGTACCCCAACGCCCATCTTTGCAGCCGCGCTCAAGAGACCGCGCCGATTGATCTTGTCACTGACCACGAGCCACCCCCCGTTTTTGTGCGTAGATCTCGAGTATTGACTCTATCAATGCGAGAATGACGCGAAGCGAGTCTGCGAAATGTCGGTGCCACCACCTCCTATGCGCGTCGTCAGTAGGGGAACCACGCAACGAAGAAAGTACGGCGACCACCTTCATCGCGCACGTGCAGAGCATGCTGAGCCATGATGGACGATGAAACTTCGCTCAGAGAACCTCCTTGCGAGTTGTCGCCGTTGCTGTAGAGGCCGCGGGTAGCGTCGTCTCGACCGCGGATTGAGGGGGAACATTCGATGCCGGTATCCGCCGCCTGTGCGACCGTCACGGAGTACGCTCTGCCGCTTGGGCGTTAAGCCGGGAGACAAGGTTCGGAAGGGTGCTCAGGATGTGCTCGCGGAGCCGGGAAACCGCTGCAGAAACGTCCCGTTGCCCGATCGTCTCTAGCAGCTCGGCATGAGCACGGGCGATTTCCGACAGTTCGGCCGTGCGCGCATCGTCCTGAATGGCCGCAATGCGAAACTGCGCGCTGATCATTTGGTAGATTCGGCTCAACAGAGGGTTCCCGGAGTGTTCGCACAGTGCTTCGTGAAACCGTACGTCCTGCTCGACCATCTGCGCCAAATTGCCGGCTTGACCGGCCTCTATCATCGCTTTGACAACGTCTTCGAGTTCTTTGAGCGCACCCTGCGCCCCGCGCTCGATAAACAACACCACCGCGAGTTCTTCCAGCGCACTACGCAGGCGATACAGATGCGCAGCATCCGCGGCAGTGATTTCGGCGACAACCGGCCCGTGTCGCGGTTTGGTAGTCACCAAACCGTCCTGTCGTAGGCGCTGCACGGCCTCGCGCACGGGAGCTCGGCTGATGCCCATATCCTGAGCAATCCGTGCTTCGTTGAGGCGTTGCCCGGGCCGCAACCGACCGTGGACGATGCGTTGCCGCAGTTCTTCATAGACTTGCTGACCGACTGTCTTTTGGTCAGATATATGAAAGTCGATCGATGTTTCCAGGGTGTGCGACGCCATAGGAGATTCACCAGTAGGCAGTCGTCTGTCGACAGTATTCATACCGTGAATCTTCGCATGGCGTCAATTCGAATACACGTTCGATATCCACGGTCCTACTGGTGAGAGAGACAGCCTGTGGACTGATGGAACCTCTCGAAACCGACGCTGACCGAGGATGAACTCTTTGGCCTGTTCGATCTTGAGAGACCCCGCGTGTGCGGTTCGTCGGGTCCCAGACCAGCGTCGGGGGAACCCACACCGGCGCGAGAGCCCGAGTCGCCGAAAGAAGACCCTCGACAGATTATCGAGAATCTGGAACGCGCGATTCGCCAATTCATCATCGCGAAACTCTCGGCACTCACTGCGGATTGGTGGGTGGAGCGCGGATCCCGCCCGACGTCAGGAGGCGCGCCGAGCAGAGACGTCAGCGAGACGAGTCTGATTGGCCGTGGCTTTCTCCGCTCACTGGGTCGCCAACCGACTACTTAGACTTTGGGGACTATCGAAAGATCATCGACGACGAAGGGAACTGGCTCCGCGCATTTCAGGCCTCATTGAAGAGTCGCGCGATCGTTGTCGCGAAATTCATGGAGCCAATTCAATGAGCTGATGGGACTTGGTCAGATTCAGCAGTGGGAGTCACGTTATGGAGTGAAACCGACGAATAAGGAATAACCGGCATGAGCTCTATGGCGTGAACGTCTGTGGAACTGGATGGACGTCTTGTACAATCGAGGAGCCAAGAGGCCCGGGACCCC
The nucleotide sequence above comes from bacterium. Encoded proteins:
- the ehuB gene encoding ectoine/hydroxyectoine ABC transporter substrate-binding protein EhuB, translated to MVSDKINRRGLLSAAAKMGVGVLTVGSLATFLPYGEAADDSLARARRQGFLRAAFINLKPLSYVDDKTGNFTGSGPAVAGAILKKLGIRNLDPVLIEFDAIIPGLLDRRWDMSAFPFYITPVRCAQVAFTNPMAQYREGALVKAGNPHNLHSYTDLAKDPQVKVGIGTGNAEIDWAKQSGVKQDQIVLFPEEALGIEALKEGRIDAFLNGDLSLAIDIKDYGGAGKLELAKPFTGPIAKGKEIIAYGGWAMRHQDVTLLNAFNTQLAVMRKSGELQSLQGPFGYPPDSQPPIGLTAKDLCPGAAWGSGYQVVK
- a CDS encoding GntR family transcriptional regulator, producing the protein MASHTLETSIDFHISDQKTVGQQVYEELRQRIVHGRLRPGQRLNEARIAQDMGISRAPVREAVQRLRQDGLVTTKPRHGPVVAEITAADAAHLYRLRSALEELAVVLFIERGAQGALKELEDVVKAMIEAGQAGNLAQMVEQDVRFHEALCEHSGNPLLSRIYQMISAQFRIAAIQDDARTAELSEIARAHAELLETIGQRDVSAAVSRLREHILSTLPNLVSRLNAQAAERTP